CGTTCGGCTTTTTTCGGTGCTCAGGCACAACGTTTTCAACGAGGTCAAGACGAAATAAGAGTTTGGGTTAGGTATAATAGAGAAGATCGCTCGTCTATAAATAATCTGGACGATATGCGTATTATAACACCATTAGGAAACAGAATTCCTTTAAAGGAGATTGCTAGTTATACTATCGAAAGAGGAGATGTTGCTATAAATCACCTAGAAGGGCGCCGTGAAATACAAGTCTCTGCAGATATAAAAGACCCTAAAAAGACAAGTAGTACAGATGTTATGGCAGAAATTAGAGATGAAATTATGCCAGAGATTTTGTCTAAATACCCAACTGTTACGCCTTTCTATGAAGGTCAAAACAGAGAGCGTTTAAAATTGACTAACTCATTAGCACCAGTAGGGATAACAGTTTTGTTATTGATATATATAGTCATAGCATTCACATTTAGAAGTTATAGTCAGCCTTTAATATTGTTACTTATTATTCCTCTAAGCCTACCCGCTGTTGCTTGGGGACATTGGATTCATGACTTTCCTTTAAATATTTTATCACTATTGGGAATTATTGCCCTCATCGGAATCATGGTTAATGACGGTTTGGTTCTTATTGGTAAATTCAATAGTAATTTAAGAGAAGGCTTGTCATTTGATGATGCTTTATATGAAGCTGGCCGTTCTCGATTTAGAGCTATTTTTTTAACATCAATAACTACAGTAGCAGGTTTAGCACCATTAATTTTCGAAGAAAGTAGGCAAGCACAATTTCTAATACCTATGGCAGTTTCTATTGCATATGGTATTGGTTTTGCAACTGTTTTAACACTGATAGTTCTGCCTATATTTTTATCATTTAGTAATGCTATAAAGAAAAATGCAAAATGGCTTTACACCAATAGAGAAGTTTCAAAAGAAGAAGTTGAACGTGCTATCAAAGAAAAAAACGAAGATATTCAATTTAATGTAAGTCAAGGTACAATTGGAATAGAGATGAGTAGTGATAATGACGATTTAGATTTAGGATAATGAAAGTAAAAAGTATACATAGTGTTTTATTAGTATTTGTAATAATGATTTGTGGAAATTCATTTTCACAACAAACAATAAAACCTTCTGAGGCAATTGCCTTAGCCTTAGATTATAACTACGGTATTCTTATAGCTAATAATAATGCTGAAGTAGCAGAGAATAATAAAAACATTCTAAACTCTGGTTACCTACCAACAGTTACTGGTAATGCTGGTGGCTCCATTGACACTCAAGATGCTGAAGGTCAGTTGGCAAACGGAGATGTAAGAGTTGCAGAAGGAGCTGAAACAAGACGGTATAATGCTTCTATAAACTTTAACTATACCCTTTTTGATGGTTTAGGTAGGTATTATAATTATAAACGTCTTAAAGAGGAATATAATCTTTCGGAGTTACAAGCTAGAGAAACTATTGAGAATACGACTAATCAATTATTAACGGTGTATTATAACGTAGCTAGACAAAGTGAAAATTTAAAATCTTTGGAGGAGACTTTAGATATATCAAAAGATAGACTTACAAGAAGTGAGTATCAGTTTGAATATGGACAAAATACAAAGTTAGATGTGCTCAATGCCGAAGTAGATATTAATAACGATAGCATTAACATAATTAATGCAAGACAGAATCTCATAAATTCTAAGCGTGACTTAAATCTAGTTACCGGAAATAAAATTTCTAATATTTTTGATGTAGATACCACTGTAGCCTTTTTAATGCAACTTAACAAAGTAGATTTGTTACAAAAGCTTAATGCAAATAATGTTAGTCTTATCCAAAATGAAAAAAATATAGCGATTAACGAATTTACTCTAAAGGCTAACAAGTCTAGTTATTTACCAACAATTGGTTTAACAGGTACGTATGGCTGGAATGAGTCTACTAACAATAGTCCACTTGCGTTTGTTTTACAGAATACAAGTACTAACCTATCTGCTGGGATAAATCTGACATGGAATCTATTCGATGGCGGAAGTACCATTACAAGAGTTAAAAACGCTCAAATAAATCTTGAAAACCAGAAGCTTCAAAAAGAACAGCTAAAACTAGAGATTACTAGAAATTTTGAGAATGCTTGGGACGACTATCAAAACAAACTACAAATTTTTAACGTTCAGGAAGATAATATTAAAACAGCTAAAAATAATTTTGACCGTACTAAGGAGAAATTTAAGTTAGGTCAAGTGACATCTATCGAATTTAGGCAAGCACAACTAAATCTTTTAGCTGCAGAGCTGAGTAAAAGTCAAGCCAAATACGATGCTAAATTGGCTGAGGTTTTAGTGCTTCAAATTAGTGGAGAACTCTTGAACGTTCAATTTTAATAATTAAAAATGGAAGAACATTTTTTTCAATGTCCACATTGTTGGGAAGAAATATCCATGTTAATGGATGTTTCAGTTTCTAACCAAACCTATATCGAAGATTGTGAAGTTTGTTGCAATCCTATTCAACTTCATGTAATATCAGACGGAACATCAATTCAAGATATCAGTGCAAATAGTATCGAACAATAGCAAAATTTTGATATAAATGTTTTTTGAGAGTGTGCATTTCATCGAAAAAAAAATTATTTTATCGATTAATAGTGTTTTAATCCTATATTTGAGTAGTTAAACGGCAATATTGCCCAAATCGCTTAAATAATGAAAACGTTTTACACTATAATCCTTTGCTTACTAACGACTACTTTTTTACAAGCAGATGTTACGCAAATACAAAAAGATGCATTAGTAGATATATATAATTCTACTGATGGTGTCAACTGGAAAAACACTTGGGATTTAACAGCACCTGTTTCTACTTGGTACGGTGTTACTACTGAAAATAATCAAATTGTAAAAATAAACTTAGCTTTTAATAATCTTAACGGAACTCTACCGGCAAGTATCAATAATCTAAATGCACTAAAAGTCTTAGATTTATCTTTTAATAGTATCGAAGGCGTATTACCATCAGAAATTTATCAGCTTAAACAATTAGAGACTTTAAAATTATATTCAAATAAGCTTAATGGTCAATTATCTTCTGAAGTTGGTCAGATGGAAAATCTAAAAGTTTTAGAAATCTATAATAATAATTTTTCTGGTGAGATACCAACTACCATCGGGAAATTAAACAATATTGAAACCCTAATTTTAAGTAGTAATTCGTTTACTGGAAAGCTACCAAATGAAATTTCAAACCTGAGCAAACTTAAAATATTAAGCGTTTTTGATAATAATTTATTTGGAGCAATACCTACTAATATAGGTGAGTTGGTAAACCTAGAAGAACTAGTATTATCTAATAATAGTTTTTATGGTCAATTACCTTCAAGTTTAGTAAAATTAGATAACCTAAATACTTTACTTTTAGGTGATAATAATTTTACAGGTAATTTTGCAAGTTTACAGTTACAGATGCCAAATATTATTACCTTAGATATTGATGCAGAAAATAAAAAAGGAGCTTTAGTTACTTTAGATGAAGAAGTTAACGATAACTAAAGGTTCAACTATAATTTAAAAAAATAACCTTCAAGTAAAACTGAAGGTTATTTTTTTGATAAAGCTTTTGTAATCTAAAAAAAGTTTTATCTTTGCAGTCCTCTTAAATGATTGAGTCGGCATTATGAACCGAAAGTTAGAAGCTAAGACAATCAAATAAGCTATAAATCGCGGGATAGAGCAGTAGGTAGCTCGTCGGGCTCATAACCCGAAGGTCACTGGTTCGAGTCCAGTTCCCGCTACTAAGAAAAGCTTCACAGAAATGTGAGGCTTTTTTGATTTAACAAATCAATGCTTCCACATTTTTCGAATCTTATTTTTTTCTCTACTCATTTTTGTACCTACTAAAGTATCCCATAAAAAGAGACCTGAAATTTTTTCAACTTTTGAGGTTTCGACTAAAAAACTTGACAGAGGTTCACTTGTAATTTTATTGGGTATTATAAAAGACCACATGTTTATAGTACCTGTATTATTTTCAACCAATACAGATTTAAAAAAAGCATGAGGAATTGGTAATGAAACGTCAATCTTTTCATCATCATCACCAATCATTTTTACTTCTTCGTCAAAAAAGAACAACGGTCCAGATATAACATAGGTTTCAAACACTTTTTTTAAACCATCTAAATCTCTAACGGCTTGCTCTAGACGTTTCCAGATACCACGATTAAACATTGGTCTTTGAGGTGCCATGTTAGATAGTAAAAATGTTTCGCTATTCTGAATATTAACCTCTATTTGATTAGCACTAGAGACTAAATGACCTCTGTCAAAACCAGAACCTTCATAGACATCTAAATCTGCTCTAAATTTTTCTGGAATACGATAATCTGGTCTAAAATTATCTAAACGACTGACATCGGTTTTATCTGGGTCGATAATTTCTAATGCCCATTTAGCCTGTCTAAAATAATAGGAGTATCCAATAACGTAAAATCTATTATATAAAATTTGGTCGGCAGTAGGTAAACCATAACGTGTTTCTCTTTTTAAATTTGAGTGACTGTGCATTATTAGTGTTTTAAGTATTTGAAAATCAGTAATAAAGTTAAGAAAAAGGAAGTTTTTATTTCAGATTTTAAAGTATTATTTTCGATGACTACAAAACTATGAGTAAACAAAAAATTAGAGTCGCAGAGTTATTTGCCGGAGTAGGCGGTTTTAGGTTAGGCCTTGAGGCATATAACAAATTGGATACTAACTTAAACGTTGAGGTGGTTTGGAGTAATCAATGGGAACCTTCTACAAAGCGGCAACATGCATCCGAGGTTTACGAAACGCGTTTTGGGAGTAAAAACCATTCTAATAAAGACATTGCTTCGGTACCAGTTTCTGATATATCAGAGCACGATTTATTAGTTGGAGGCTTTCCTTGTCAAGATTATTCTGTAGCGACTACTTTAAAAAATTCTAAAGGTTTACAAGGCAAAAAAGGAGTGCTATGGTGGGAGATTTACCGAATTCTTAATGAGAGTAAAAACAAACCTAAATATCTATTCCTCGAAAATGTAGATAGACTCTTAAAATCACCTTCAAAGCAACGTGGGCGTGATTTTGCAATTATGCTAAAAAGTTTAGGTGACTTAGGTTATTCTGTTGAGTGGCGCGTAATTAATGCTGCCGATTACGGAATGCCACAACGACGGCGACGTGTTTTTATATTGGGATACTTAAAGAGTACTTCTGTTTATAAAAAAATGAAAGTGTCAGATGATGAAGATTGGATTTTAAAAGATGGCATTTTAGCAGAAAGTTTTCCTATTGATTTTGAAAAAGACTTACATCGATTTGAATTAAATGATGATGTAAAAACTATTTCTGATACTTTTAATATTGGAGGGAAATTATCTCTTTTTAAAAACAGTGGTATTTGCATCAATAACCAAGTTTGCACATTAAAATCTAAAGCACAGTTTGAAGGAGGACGTATAAAACTCAAGGATGTTTTAGTGTCAGATAATGAAGTCTCAGAAGAATTTTATATTTCTGAAAATGAACTTGATAAATGGAATTATTTGAAAGGTGCTAAAAAAGAAATCCGAGAAACTAAAGATGGCTTTAAGTATAATTATGCTGAAGGCGCAATGATTTTTCCTGATAATTTAGATAATGCTTCACGAACTATCATTACTGGCGAAGGCGGAAAATCGGCATCACGTTTTAAGCACGTTATAAAAACAAGAAAAGGGTATAGAAGATTAACTCCAGTAGAGTTGGAACGATTGAATATGTTTCCGGATAACCATACAGAATTAGAAGATATTACAAATACCAAGCGTGCATTTTTTATGGGAAACGCATTGGTTGTTGGTGTTGTAGAAAGAATTGGAGAGACGTTATTTAACGAAATTGCTAAGGATAAATCTGTTTAGCAACTCCGATTTTTAATAAGTATTTTAATCTTAATTGAAGATTTATTGGTTTTTCAGCTAATTGTGGCGAAAAATATAAAAGGCCTTCTGTCTTAAAATTTATTTCAGCTATTGGGTTTTTAATAGTCTTAACTTCAAAATCTCTTAAGTCTGAGTCATATTGTAAAAGCCTTGTTTTATCCAAACCCTTAGACTGTAAATGTTTCATTAGTTTTTTTCGATTTACACTTGTAATAACACAAGATTTAAAACCTTTTGACAAATCTGATTTCTCATTTGTATAAATCCCTGTAATTAAGAAATAGTGCGTTGTTTTTTTATTATTATCCAGTAGCCAACCTATTTTTTGTGCATCATTTTTAAGATATGATAATTCAAAAGTAAAAGTTGGTAAGCTTTTATTTAAATAGTCTAATTGCGCTTTTTCATCTATTAAAATAGTTTCGTTTTGGAGGTAAATTAAGTCTATACCTTGTTGTTGAAGGCTAATATCTTCAATACGTTCAAACTCTAAGTTTAAACTTTCGTATATGCCATCGAGAAATTTACCAAGTAGTTTCTCTTTATTTAAATCCCTTTCGAAATGAGACATGTTAAATTCATGATTAATACATACAATTTAATCATATTTTTGTCATATGAATGACAACTTAAAAAACGAATTTTTTGGTATTGGTATCCAAAACGGAAAAACACCTGAAAATTTGGGTGTTTTATGGCGTTCTGCTCAAAATCTTGGAGCGAGTTTTATTTTTACTATTGGTAATCGTTATGCAAAACAAGCTAGTGATACACATAATGCTGTAAAGTCTATGCCTTATTTTCATTATGAAACATTTGACGATTTTTTTAATAATCTTCCCAAAGGTGCGAGAATCGTTGGCGTGGAATTAACTGAAGAAGCGCAAGACCTAGAAACCTTTAATCATCCAAGGAGATGCGTATATTTACTTGGTGCAGAAGACCATGGGTTATCAAATCTAGCTAAAGAAAAAAGTCATTTTTTAGTAAAATTTAAATCGCAGTTGAGTCTAAATGTTTCAGTAGCAGGAAGTATTGTGATGTACGATAGAGGAATAAACAAACCAAGGTCGTAACTTTGCACCTAATAATAGAGAATTAGTATACATATGCATAAAGCAGGTTTTGTAAATATTATTGGTAATCCTAATGTGGGTAAGTCTACGTTGATGAATGCCTTTATTGGTGAGAAATTGTCAATAATAACATCTAAAGCGCAAACTACGCGTCATCGTATTTTAGGTATTGTTAATGGTGATGATTTTCAGATGATTCTTAGTGATACACCAGGAATTATAAAACCAGCTTATGAGCTTCAAGCATCTATGATGGACTTTGTAAAGTCTGCTTTTGAGGATGCAGACGTGTTGGTTTATATGGTTGAAATTGGAGAAAAAGAACTCAAAGACGAAGCCTTCTTTAAGAAAATTACAAATTCAAAAATCCCTGTTTTATTATTATTAAATAAAATAGATAATTCAAATCAAGAACAATTAGAAGAACAAGCACAATTATGGCAAAGCAAAGTGCCAAATGCTGAGTTTTTTCCAATTTCTGCTCTGCAAGGCTTCAATGTTCAAAATGTGTTTGAACGTATAAAAGAATTATTACCTGAGTCTCCAGCATTTTATCCAAAAGATCAATTAACAGATAAGCCAGAACGCTTTTTTGTTAACGAAGCTATTAGAGAGAAAATATTGTTGCACTATAAAAAAGAAATACCATATGCCGTTGAGGTAGATACAGAAGAGTTCTTTGAAGAAGAAAATATCATTCGTATTCGTTCTGTAATTATGGTAGAACGTGAGACTCAAAAAGGAATCATTATAGGACACAAAGGCTCTGCTTTAAAGCGTGTAGGTATAGAAGCACGTAAGGATTTAGAAAAATTCTTTGGTAAGCAAGTACATTTAGAATTATATGTCAAAGTCAACAAAAACTGGCGTAGTAATCAAAATCAGTTAAGACGTTTCGGATACAATCAGCGATAATCTCTTAGGGTGTCTCGCATAAATGCATGTAATTTATACATTTCAGGTTTTCCTTTTGCCTTACCCATTCGTCCAATAAAATATAGGGTAAACCAAATTATAATCATAAATAACGTCATAAACATTTGTATGGCATAAGAGTTTCCTAAACTCATATTAGTGTATGCCCAAATTCCAAAAGCGATAAAAAGTCCAGCAACAATAAAGTGGAAAAACATAAACATGGTCCAAATCGTAGGATTCGGTCCAAAAAGACCATGAACAGTCGCACTGGCTTTATCTTTTTCGTTAATCTCTAAGTGTAATTGCGGTGACCAATAGTGCTGTGCTTGTTTCGGGAAACGGATAAATACATGGTCGTCCAATCGGGTTACAATAAAATTAGATTGTTTACTTTTCTGTTCTTCAAAGCCAGTTAAGAGAATTTCGTTAGTAGTTTCAACATCAAATTTAAAACGCGGACGTAAAACAATTTCATTAGTAAGTTCCATAATAATATATAACTGACAACAATTTACATAAATTCTTTAATATTATATTCTATATTTGCAGCCGCTTACGGGATATGTAATGCAAAGTAAATCAAAAAGATATGAGTAATATAGTAGCTATAGTTGGGCGTCCTAATGTAGGTAAATCAACTTTCTTTAATAGACTAATACAACGTCGCGAAGCGATAGTAGATGCCGTTAGCGGTGTAACCAGAGACAGACATTACGGAAAAAGTGATTGGAACGGAAAAGAGTTTTCTCTTATTGATACCGGTGGATATGTCGTTGGTAGTGACGATATTTTTGAAGCTGAAATTGATAAACAAGTAGAATTAGCCATTGACGAAGCAGATGCTATTATATTTATGGTAGATGTTGAAAGCGGTGTTACTGGTATGGATGAAGACGTGGCGCAATTACTTCGTAAATCAAAAAAACCTGTATTTCTTACAGTAAATAAAGTAGATAATGGAAAGCGTGCAGAAGATGCTGTGGAATTTTATTCTTTAGGTCTTGGTGAATATTATACAATTGCTAGTATTAACGGAAGTGGAACAGGAGATTTATTAGATGCATTGGTAGAAGCATTGCCTGAAGTTGAAGAGGAAGAAGAAGCGGACGAGTTACCAAGATTTGCTGTAGTTGGTCGTCCTAACGCTGGTAAGTCATCATTTATAAACGCACTTATTGGCGAAGACAGATACATCGTTACAGATATTGCAGGTACAACACGTGATTCTATAGATACAAAATATAATCGTTTCGGATTCGAATTTAATTTAGTAGATACTGCTGGGATTAGACGTAAATCTAAAGTAAAAGAAGATTTAGAATTCTATTCTGTTATGCGAAGTGTTAGAGCCATCGAACATTCAGATGTATGTTTATTAGTTTTGGATGCTACTCGAGGCTTTGATGGACAAGTACAAAATATTTTCTGGTTAGCGCAACGTAATAGAAAAGGTATCGTCATCTTAGTAAACAAGTGGGATTTAGTTGAAAAGGAAACAAAAACCGCTAAAGAATTTGAGACGTTTATCAGAAAGCAAATTGAACCTTTTACTGACGTGCCGATAGTGTTTATATCGGTCTTAAACAAACAACGAATTTTTAAAGCTATTGAAACTGCTGTAGAAGTTTATAATAACCGCTCAAAACGAATAAAAACGAGTGTATTAAATGATACATTTCTCCCAATCATTGAAAACTATCCACCACCAGCTTATAAGGGTAAGTTTGTCAAGATTAAATACATCATGCAATTGCCAACACCACAACCGCAGTTTGCATTCTTTTGTAATTTACCTCAGTATGTCAAAGAACCTTATAAGCGTTACCTAGAAAATAAACTCAGAGAAAAATTTGATTTTCATGGTGTTCCTGTAAGTGTATACATGCGTAAAAAGTAGTTTTATAATTCCATACTACTTTAGCAATTGGAAGTGTGTTCTCGTTGCTTACTCAATATTTATAATACTATCGTCATGGAAATTAACCGCTGAACTTTCGGTAGAAAACCCATTTTGGGATGGTCGTTATAGTGGTAGTTTAATGCCATCCGATGATTATTGGTTTTCAGTAAACCTTCAAGATGGTAGGGTGTTTACCAAGCATTTTGTTCTTAAACGCTAAGATTACCAGCCTCCAGAAGCACCACCGCCGCCAAAACTTCCGCCGCCAAATCCGCCACCAAATCCGCCACTAGAGCTTCCACCGCCAAATCCACCGAATCCTCCAGAAGAGGATGACCCGCTTCTGTAGCTACCTCGTCCCATATTGCTTAAGATAATAGCTTCTAAAAGACTATCGCCACCAGAACGACGATTGTTACCACCACCTTTTCCGCCACCTTTGTGCTTAGATATAGCGATAATAAATATGATAAAAAAGATGAATAGTACAAACAAAAGTCCGAAAGGAAACTCTCCAGATGATTGCCGTGTTCCTTGATACTCTCCATTTAAAACCTCAAAGATTGCGTCAGCACCTCGATTTAGACCACCTGCATAATCATTGCGCTTAAAGTACGGAATAATGTCACGCTCAATAATACGCTTACTTAGCGCATCTGTAAGTATATATTCAATACCGTAACCATTGGCAATAGCTATACGTCTATCATCTCTTGCTAAAAGAATTAAAATACCATTGTCTTTAGCAGCACTTCCTCCAATACCCCATTTTTCACCCCAATTTGCAGCTAAATAATTAATATCTTCACCCTTTGTAGATGGTATAGTAATAACAACAATTTGAGTAGAGGTTGTGTCAGAATATCGAATTAGCTTATTTTCTAGTTGTGCTTTATCATTTTTAGAAAGTAAATTGTAATAATCATAAACGCTAGTCTGAAATTTTGGAACTTCAGGAATATTATATTGTGCTTCTACGTTTTGAATACAAAAAAGTAATACTACAGCCGAAAGAATAAACTTCCAGCTTCTGACGTCTAAATTTACTTTATTACTCATCCTTTAGAAATCGTATTATCCAATTCATCAGTATCACCATGAATCCATGGGAAATTCTTAGACATTTCTTTTCCAGCTTTTTTGATGCCTTCAATTAAGCCCTGTGCAAACTCTCCTTTTTGAAAATAAGTTGCAATAATGTCTCGAGTAGAATTCCAGAAGTCAGTACTTACACTTTCATTGATGCCTTTGTCTCCATAAATAACAAATGCCTTTTTGTCGACGGCGACATAAATCAAAACACCATTCTGCTCTTTGGTATTATCCATTTTTAAATAATGAAAGACTTCCATAGCATGCTCATAGACATCTGTATCGCAATTATGCTCAATATGAACTCGGATTTCTCCAGATGTATCTTTTTCGGCATTGCGTATAGTAGAAACTATGGCCTCTTCTTCAGAAGCTGTTAGAAAGTTTTCAATATTGGATGACATTATGTTATATAGTTAATCAAATTTAATCTCAACGTTTGGAACTTTCTCAGAACCTTCTTCTGCTTTATATCTATGCATTTCTTCAAAGCCAAACCAGCCAGCTAAAATTTTATTTGGAAATTTTGTTGTGTAAATATCATATTCATTAACAGCATCATTATAACGATCTCGTGCAACATTGATTCTGTTTTCTGTGCCTTCTTGTTGCGCTTGAAAATCTCGAAATTGTTGCGTGGTTTTAAGGTCAGGATAACGTTCAAATGTTGCAAGTAAGCGGCTAAATGAGCCTTTAAGATTAGACTGAGCTTTTTGGAAAGCTTCCATGTTTTCAGGTGTTAAGCTACTGGCATCAATGTTAACTGATGTTGCTTTTGATCTTGCCTCAATAACTTCATTTAAAACTTTACGCTCAAAATCTGCCGAGCTTTTTACTGTTTGTACAACGCTGCTGTACAAATCGCTTCTTCTTTGATAAGCACTTTCTACGTCAGCCCATTCTGTTTTTGCATTTGCTTCTAATTCAACAGATCTATTATTTATTCCGACTGCCCAATTGTATATTCCAAATGCAATTACAGCGATTACGATTAAAGGGATTAGCCATTTTTTCATGATATTGATTTTTAAAGTTGTGTTTTGATTTTTATGAGTTTTGCTTTAATACCTTCTAGTTTTGTAATGATTTCAAAGTTATTTAAGGCTTCTTGTTTATCTTCTTTTATATGGGTTTTTGCACCTTCTAAGGTAAAACCTCGTTCTTTTACCAAGTG
This DNA window, taken from Winogradskyella sp. PC-19, encodes the following:
- a CDS encoding TolC family protein — encoded protein: MKVKSIHSVLLVFVIMICGNSFSQQTIKPSEAIALALDYNYGILIANNNAEVAENNKNILNSGYLPTVTGNAGGSIDTQDAEGQLANGDVRVAEGAETRRYNASINFNYTLFDGLGRYYNYKRLKEEYNLSELQARETIENTTNQLLTVYYNVARQSENLKSLEETLDISKDRLTRSEYQFEYGQNTKLDVLNAEVDINNDSINIINARQNLINSKRDLNLVTGNKISNIFDVDTTVAFLMQLNKVDLLQKLNANNVSLIQNEKNIAINEFTLKANKSSYLPTIGLTGTYGWNESTNNSPLAFVLQNTSTNLSAGINLTWNLFDGGSTITRVKNAQINLENQKLQKEQLKLEITRNFENAWDDYQNKLQIFNVQEDNIKTAKNNFDRTKEKFKLGQVTSIEFRQAQLNLLAAELSKSQAKYDAKLAEVLVLQISGELLNVQF
- a CDS encoding CPXCG motif-containing cysteine-rich protein, encoding MEEHFFQCPHCWEEISMLMDVSVSNQTYIEDCEVCCNPIQLHVISDGTSIQDISANSIEQ
- a CDS encoding Two component regulator three Y domain protein → MKTFYTIILCLLTTTFLQADVTQIQKDALVDIYNSTDGVNWKNTWDLTAPVSTWYGVTTENNQIVKINLAFNNLNGTLPASINNLNALKVLDLSFNSIEGVLPSEIYQLKQLETLKLYSNKLNGQLSSEVGQMENLKVLEIYNNNFSGEIPTTIGKLNNIETLILSSNSFTGKLPNEISNLSKLKILSVFDNNLFGAIPTNIGELVNLEELVLSNNSFYGQLPSSLVKLDNLNTLLLGDNNFTGNFASLQLQMPNIITLDIDAENKKGALVTLDEEVNDN
- a CDS encoding DNA/RNA non-specific endonuclease, whose amino-acid sequence is MHSHSNLKRETRYGLPTADQILYNRFYVIGYSYYFRQAKWALEIIDPDKTDVSRLDNFRPDYRIPEKFRADLDVYEGSGFDRGHLVSSANQIEVNIQNSETFLLSNMAPQRPMFNRGIWKRLEQAVRDLDGLKKVFETYVISGPLFFFDEEVKMIGDDDEKIDVSLPIPHAFFKSVLVENNTGTINMWSFIIPNKITSEPLSSFLVETSKVEKISGLFLWDTLVGTKMSREKNKIRKMWKH
- the dcm gene encoding DNA (cytosine-5-)-methyltransferase, which translates into the protein MSKQKIRVAELFAGVGGFRLGLEAYNKLDTNLNVEVVWSNQWEPSTKRQHASEVYETRFGSKNHSNKDIASVPVSDISEHDLLVGGFPCQDYSVATTLKNSKGLQGKKGVLWWEIYRILNESKNKPKYLFLENVDRLLKSPSKQRGRDFAIMLKSLGDLGYSVEWRVINAADYGMPQRRRRVFILGYLKSTSVYKKMKVSDDEDWILKDGILAESFPIDFEKDLHRFELNDDVKTISDTFNIGGKLSLFKNSGICINNQVCTLKSKAQFEGGRIKLKDVLVSDNEVSEEFYISENELDKWNYLKGAKKEIRETKDGFKYNYAEGAMIFPDNLDNASRTIITGEGGKSASRFKHVIKTRKGYRRLTPVELERLNMFPDNHTELEDITNTKRAFFMGNALVVGVVERIGETLFNEIAKDKSV
- a CDS encoding RNA methyltransferase, whose protein sequence is MNDNLKNEFFGIGIQNGKTPENLGVLWRSAQNLGASFIFTIGNRYAKQASDTHNAVKSMPYFHYETFDDFFNNLPKGARIVGVELTEEAQDLETFNHPRRCVYLLGAEDHGLSNLAKEKSHFLVKFKSQLSLNVSVAGSIVMYDRGINKPRS
- the era gene encoding GTPase Era yields the protein MHKAGFVNIIGNPNVGKSTLMNAFIGEKLSIITSKAQTTRHRILGIVNGDDFQMILSDTPGIIKPAYELQASMMDFVKSAFEDADVLVYMVEIGEKELKDEAFFKKITNSKIPVLLLLNKIDNSNQEQLEEQAQLWQSKVPNAEFFPISALQGFNVQNVFERIKELLPESPAFYPKDQLTDKPERFFVNEAIREKILLHYKKEIPYAVEVDTEEFFEEENIIRIRSVIMVERETQKGIIIGHKGSALKRVGIEARKDLEKFFGKQVHLELYVKVNKNWRSNQNQLRRFGYNQR
- a CDS encoding GTP-binding protein; the protein is MELTNEIVLRPRFKFDVETTNEILLTGFEEQKSKQSNFIVTRLDDHVFIRFPKQAQHYWSPQLHLEINEKDKASATVHGLFGPNPTIWTMFMFFHFIVAGLFIAFGIWAYTNMSLGNSYAIQMFMTLFMIIIWFTLYFIGRMGKAKGKPEMYKLHAFMRDTLRDYR
- the der gene encoding ribosome biogenesis GTPase Der, which translates into the protein MSNIVAIVGRPNVGKSTFFNRLIQRREAIVDAVSGVTRDRHYGKSDWNGKEFSLIDTGGYVVGSDDIFEAEIDKQVELAIDEADAIIFMVDVESGVTGMDEDVAQLLRKSKKPVFLTVNKVDNGKRAEDAVEFYSLGLGEYYTIASINGSGTGDLLDALVEALPEVEEEEEADELPRFAVVGRPNAGKSSFINALIGEDRYIVTDIAGTTRDSIDTKYNRFGFEFNLVDTAGIRRKSKVKEDLEFYSVMRSVRAIEHSDVCLLVLDATRGFDGQVQNIFWLAQRNRKGIVILVNKWDLVEKETKTAKEFETFIRKQIEPFTDVPIVFISVLNKQRIFKAIETAVEVYNNRSKRIKTSVLNDTFLPIIENYPPPAYKGKFVKIKYIMQLPTPQPQFAFFCNLPQYVKEPYKRYLENKLREKFDFHGVPVSVYMRKK
- a CDS encoding T9SS type B sorting domain-containing protein → MYTCVKSSFIIPYYFSNWKCVLVAYSIFIILSSWKLTAELSVENPFWDGRYSGSLMPSDDYWFSVNLQDGRVFTKHFVLKR
- a CDS encoding TPM domain-containing protein, which produces MSNKVNLDVRSWKFILSAVVLLFCIQNVEAQYNIPEVPKFQTSVYDYYNLLSKNDKAQLENKLIRYSDTTSTQIVVITIPSTKGEDINYLAANWGEKWGIGGSAAKDNGILILLARDDRRIAIANGYGIEYILTDALSKRIIERDIIPYFKRNDYAGGLNRGADAIFEVLNGEYQGTRQSSGEFPFGLLFVLFIFFIIFIIAISKHKGGGKGGGNNRRSGGDSLLEAIILSNMGRGSYRSGSSSSGGFGGFGGGSSSGGFGGGFGGGSFGGGGASGGW
- a CDS encoding TPM domain-containing protein, which produces MSSNIENFLTASEEEAIVSTIRNAEKDTSGEIRVHIEHNCDTDVYEHAMEVFHYLKMDNTKEQNGVLIYVAVDKKAFVIYGDKGINESVSTDFWNSTRDIIATYFQKGEFAQGLIEGIKKAGKEMSKNFPWIHGDTDELDNTISKG